In one Kluyveromyces marxianus DMKU3-1042 DNA, complete genome, chromosome 4 genomic region, the following are encoded:
- the RTC3 gene encoding Rtc3p encodes MSSPIKYFYKGEETDFIIFVNSEEKVQDYLKNSNINNLTEAVSLFKVFANQDARGSEGELGEASKSQIENEFGPKKTTEEVLDLILKNGKPLSSTNVNKKKYSSTNDSNGAY; translated from the coding sequence ATGTCTTCTCcaatcaaatatttctACAAAGGTGAAGAGACCGACTTTATCATTTTTGTAAACTCTGAAGAAAAGGTGCAAGACTACTTAAAGAACAGTAATATTAATAACTTGACAGAGgctgtttctttgttcaaagTATTTGCCAACCAGGATGCTCGTGGTTCTGAAGGTGAATTGGGAGAGGCTTCAAAGTCACAGATAGAAAACGAATTTGGTCCAAAGAAAACTACAGAAGAGGTACTTGATTTGATCTTAAAGAATGGTAAGCCTTTGAGTTCTACCAATgtcaacaagaagaaatactCCTCTACCAATGATTCCAATGGTGCATATTGA
- the ERC1 gene encoding MATE family efflux transporter, producing MSKQFKHTTQERRSSVIYSNSNGKAGLFSPQDYIPGDKAQTFLESDLDEESLLATNNSRTLQQEYGSTEETDHNNRGSTGNLELRSSLPKNLIQEERDLLVDNKLYDTTHEHETRESTAYNSLTGNTPSFEDDREVIETWEDAIESGKQITTTYKREASVITTNALPLVVTFVLQNSLSLASIFSVSHLGSNELGAVTLGSMTANITGFAAIQGLCTCLDTLCAQAYGANRYHLVGVLFQRCAIITILLSIPILFVWWQWSEQVLSLFIPERELCALAAKYLQVVSLGIPGFILFECGKRFLQCQGIFHASSIVLLVCAPLNAIMNYLLVWDKNIGIGYLGAPISVVLNYWLMTLGLFAYTYFTRNEINPMKCWGGLIKPHQIFKNFKKMFSLALPGIIMVEAEFLGFEILTVFASHLGTNELAAQSIISTVASLAYQIPFAISISTSTRVANFVGASLYKSCVITCKISLLLSFIISSLNMALIYKARYVIANLFSSDVKVVNLVTGALPILAFMQIFDAFNASTAGCLRGQGQQKIGGIINVFAFYCIGIPMSYTLTFYCNLGVKGLWLGITSALVVMSVCQSYAVFHCNWKDIIRAAKSRNSEGTAV from the coding sequence ATGTCGAAGCAGTTCAAGCACACTACGCAGGAGAGGAGATCGTCAGTGATATACTCCAATAGTAATGGTAAAGCAGGGCTTTTCTCTCCACAGGATTACATACCTGGAGACAAGGCACAGACGTTTTTGGAGAGTGATTTAGACGAAGAGTCTCTCTTGGCAACTAATAACTCTCGTACTTTGCAACAAGAGTACGGCTCTACTGAGGAAACCGACCATAATAACAGAGGTAGCACTGGGAATTTGGAATTGAGGTCTTCTTTGCCAAAAAATTtgattcaagaagaacggGATTTGCTAGTCGACAACAAGCTGTACGACACAACACACGAGCATGAGACCAGGGAATCTACGGCCTATAATTCATTAACAGGAAATACACCATCGTTCGAAGACGACAGGGAGGTCATAGAAACGTGGGAAGACGCAATCGAATCCGGGAAACAGATTACTACGACTTATAAAAGGGAGGCTTCTGTCATTACGACCAATGCATTGCCGCTAGTTGTCACATTCGTGTTGCAGAATTCGCTTTCTTTAGCATCCATTTTCTCTGTGTCGCACTTGGGTAGTAATGAGCTAGGCGCTGTTACTTTGGGATCCATGACAGCAAATATTACAGGGTTTGCGGCTATCCAAGGTCTTTGTACTTGTTTAGATACATTATGCGCCCAAGCATATGGCGCCAATCGTTACCATCTTGTAGGTGTTTTGTTCCAGAGATGtgctattattactatattGCTATCCATTCCAATTCTATTCGTGTGGTGGCAGTGGTCTGAACAGGTACTCTCACTATTTATCCCAGAAAGAGAACTTTGTGCATTGGCTGCTAAATATTTACAAGTCGTGTCTTTAGGTATTCCTGGCTTCATATTATTTGAGTGCGGTAAGAGATTTTTACAGTGTCAAGGGATTTTCCACGCCTCCAGTATTGTATTGCTGGTCTGCGCTCCGCTAAACGCCATCATGAACTATCTATTGGTATGGGATAAAAATATAGGTATTGGATACCTAGGTGCACCAATAAGTGTGGTGCTCAATTATTGGTTAATGACGTTAGGCTTGTTTGCATATACTTACTTCACAAGAAACGAAATCAATCCAATGAAATGTTGGGGCGGTCTAATTAAGCCTCAtcaaattttcaaaaacttcaaaaaaatgttCAGTTTAGCATTGCCCGGTATAATAATGGTGGAGGCAGAATTCCTAGGGTTCGAAATTCTAACTGTGTTTGCATCTCATTTAGGCACAAATGAATTAGCTGCCCAATCAATTATTTCTACTGTCGCATCCCTAGCATACCAAATTCCATTTGCAATTTCCATTTCTACGTCTACCAGAGTAGCAAACTTTGTGGGTGCGTCTTTGTACAAAAGCTGTGTGATTACATGCAAGATTTCGTTATTACTTTCGTTTATCATAAGTTCGTTGAATATGGCATTAATCTACAAGGCTAGATACGTTATAGCaaatctcttctcttcGGACGTGAAAGTCGTTAACTTGGTCACAGGCGCGCTCCCAATATTAGCTTTCATGCAAATATTTGACGCCTTCAATGCATCCACGGCCGGTTGCCTAAGAGGTCAAGGCCAACAAAAAATCGGTGGTATAATCAATGTTTTCGCCTTCTACTGTATCGGTATACCAATGTCGTACACACTTACATTCTATTGCAACTTAGGCGTCAAAGGTCTATGGTTGGGTATAACATCTGCTTTAGTAGTAATGAGTGTGTGTCAGAGTTACGCTGTCTTCCATTGCAACTGGAAAGACATCATTCGTGCTGCTAAATCCCGTAACAGCGAAGGAACTGCAGTTTGA
- the SWR1 gene encoding chromatin-remodeling protein SWR1 has product MSENRDWDQTAKARFEYELLTNELFHLCEFTSLVDFDPLFRNSSDSFRNFLVERNLDIESAIQGDDAADTSASRRLKRRHAAVIDQLRSLVDSQYDEARMRMDIQAGARGKKREQKEIATEEPESNAEVPRPSKKRHTNGTASSKKKSHIKKEESSDSTAVPAKRQKTKAKTSSRKGSNTSSNTSSNTNSKATPSSRSNKTKQKVSKSQAELVEPKEDPEKDAIKDNDNDNGTNKNDDSKTPDIQGTVQTDYQPKALIKSDDQEFYFTSSSEDEDDQEVLGQKKRNNRLLKKLKVKIHVHPPKQTITNPAHVIKPEFDNVHSFLESFKILDEDMTLDEYDDYIKEQRKVAAQIRTGFERGALRYDPQTDSLQSIALKDVMPPANSIEPISLYYKEQTKHTHQEHLINQGIVMSKAFQENRRARIAKARRVAQIVESHFKHIAGAEERKLKEEERRKKNLARSAMQAVKKRWTMAEKAYKVLKKDEMERLERIQGKQHLSEMLEQSTQLLGAQLNQIESSAHPSDDSATNSDISEDESDSDDADEDEDGDDSDEMMSTSSSESEKEIDEEKNENDMQLSVEELRMKYAALDEASENVAEKELPQNGDSKSVFSEESDSASDSMEDSLSSSDSEDDVEDDGVHDETPGLSALLGNIDDREEDDDDDDVHFNSDDELGSVTPDATTDMKTEELPSPPKSDIDNVDEKSGQNTETVDPLAVADVPVPSLLRGTLRIYQKQGLNWLASLYNNKTNGILADEMGLGKTIQTISLLAYLACEKENWGPHLIVVPTSVLLNWEMEFKRFAPGFKVLTYYGSPQQRREKRKGWNKPDAFHICITSYQLVVHDQHSFKRKKWQYMILDEAHNIKNFRSTRWQALLNFNTERRLLLTGTPLQNNLAELWSLLYFLMPQTALENGKVSGFADLDAFQQWFGRPVDKIVETGENYEQDEETKKTVSKLHQVLRPYLLRRLKADVEKQMPGKYEHIIYCRLSKRQRFLYDDFMSRAQTKETLASGNFMSIINCLMQLRKVCNHPDLFEVRPVLTSFCIENSVTKAYCDLNNYINHILHENEFGKVVDLSTLNFLFTPNDFYLSTNHSEKINQLKCVDSITKEIMNLKKLNESGMTISDLDFQDLNKYYSYAKHNRINEMIDQLEQLRYLNELRCAKKPMYGSNVVNLLTMGPKKFMDCNFTQDCIKPLETRLINGKDTIEKFAVITPAVVTLDIRERTVGVDDENHCFKKHLKNQLVSTMRSLDNPFHQLQTKLSVAFPDKSLLQYDCGKLQKLAQLLQNLKDNGHRALIFTQMTKVLDILEQFLNFHGYLYMRLDGATKIEDRQILTERFNSDPRITVFILSSRSGGLGINLTGADTVIFYDSDWNPAMDKQCQDRCHRIGQTRDVHIYRFVSEHTIESNILKKANQKRHLDNVVIQTGDFTTDYFTKLSVKDLLGAEAPVELNDDKPLIQDEQNLSKLLLQAEDEDDAKAAKSALREVNVDNEDFQEGSVDPQGEHTDGEDVQSDNEYGGTNHVEEYMVRFIANGHYY; this is encoded by the coding sequence ATGTCTGAAAATAGGGATTGGGATCAGACAGCCAAGGCGCGGTTTGAATACGAACTGCTTACCAATGAGCTGTTTCACTTATGCGAGTTCACTTCGTTGGTAGATTTCGATCCATTATTCAGGAATAGTAGCGATAGCTTCAGGAACTTTCTTGTGGAGAGAAACCTCGATATAGAGAGTGCAATTCAAGGCGATGATGCGGCCGATACTAGCGCatcaagaaggttgaaaagaagacatGCGGCGGTAATAGATCAATTGAGGTCACTGGTGGACTCACAGTATGATGAGGCACGTATGCGTATGGACATCCAAGCTGGGGCCCGCGGGAAGAAGAGGGAGCAGAAGGAAATAGCTACAGAGGAACCGGAATCTAACGCGGAAGTACCGAGGCCTAGTAAGAAGAGGCATACTAACGGAACGGCATcgagcaagaagaaaagtcatataaagaaagaagaatctaGTGACTCTACTGCGGTCCCTGCGAAAAGGCAAAAAACTAAAGCCAAGACAAGCTCCAGAAAGGGTTCAAACACTAGCTCAAACACTAGTTCAAACACTAACTCAAAGGCAACACCATCTTCTCGCAGCAATAAGACAAAGCAAAAGGTAAGCAAATCACAAGCGGAACTTGTGGAGCCCAAGGAAGATCCAGAAAAGGACGCTATCAAagataatgataatgataatggAACTAATAAAAATGACGATTCTAAAACTCCTGATATACAAGGTACAGTCCAGACTGACTACCAACCTAAAGCTCTCATTAAAAGCGATGACCAAGAGTTTTATTTCACGTCATCATcagaggatgaagatgatcaAGAGGTACTAGGtcaaaaaaagaggaatAACAGATTGTTAAAAAAACTCAAAGTGAAAATTCACGTTCATCCTCCAAAACAAACCATTACAAACCCTGCACATGTCATTAAACCGGAATTTGACAACGTGcattctttcttggaatcTTTTAAGATTCTTGATGAGGATATGACTCTGGATGAGTATGATGATTATATTAAGGAGCAGCGTAAAGTGGCAGCCCAAATTCGTACAGGTTTTGAAAGAGGTGCCCTAAGATATGATCCACAAACAGATTCCCTACAATCCATTGCATTGAAGGACGTTATGCCTCCGGCAAATAGCATAGAGCCAATCTCACTATATTATAAGGAACAAACTAAGCATACTCATCAAGAACATTTAATAAACCAGGGTATAGTAATGAGTAAAgcatttcaagaaaataGGCGTGCGCGTATTGCAAAAGCGAGAAGGGTGGCTCAGATTGTTGAATCTCATTTCAAACATATTGCAGGTGCAGAAGAGCGTaaattaaaagaagaggaaagaaggaagaaaaatcttGCCAGATCTGCAATGCAAGCGGTGAAGAAGAGGTGGACAATGGCTGAAAAAGCATACaaagttttgaagaaggatgaAATGGAAAGATTAGAAAGAATACAAGGTAAGCAGCATTTAAGTGAAATGCTAGAACAAAGTACACAATTACTCGGTGCACAGTTAAATCAAATAGAGTCTAGTGCGCACCCTTCTGATGATTCCGCAACAAACTCCGATATTTCTGAGGATGAATCAGATTCTGACGAtgcagatgaagatgaagatggtgaTGATAGTGATGAAATGATGAGTACCTCTTCAAGTGAATCCGAAAAGgaaattgatgaagaaaagaatgaaaatgaCATGCAACTTTCGGTAGAGGAGTTACGCATGAAGTATGCTGCCTTGGATGAAGCATCTGAAAACGTAGCAGAAAAGGAGCTCCCTCAAAACGGTGACTCTAAATCCGTGTTTAGTGAAGAATCGGACTCTGCATCCGACTCAATGGAGGATTCTTTGAGCTCATCTGATTCTGAAGAtgatgttgaagatgatggaGTCCATGATGAAACCCCTGGACTTTCTGCTCTTCTAGGAAACATTGATGATAGAGAggaagacgatgatgatgatgatgttcaCTTCAACTCTGATGACGAGCTTGGAAGCGTGACGCCTGATGCAACTACGGATATGAAAACAGAAGAACTTCCTTCTCCTCCTAAATCGGATATTGATAACGTAGATGAGAAAAGTGGTCAGAATACTGAAACTGTTGATCCTTTGGCTGTGGCTGACGTACCTGTTCCATCTTTACTCCGTGGAACTTTGAGAATCTACCAAAAGCAGGGTCTCAATTGGTTAGCATCTTTGTACAACAATAAAACCAATGGTATTTTGGCAGATGAAATGGGTTTAGGTAAAACAATCCAAACTATCTCACTTTTGGCTTATTTAGCCTGtgagaaggaaaattgGGGACCCCACCTTATCGTTGTCCCCACATCTGTCCTTTTGAACTGGGAAATGGAATTCAAAAGGTTTGCCCCAGGGTTCAAGGTTCTAACTTATTACGGGTCGCCTCAACAGCGGAGAGAAAAACGGAAAGGGTGGAACAAGCCGGATGCTTTCCATATTTGCATTACATCATACCAACTTGTTGTTCATGATCAACATTCTTTCAAGCGTAAAAAATGGCAGTATATGATTCTTGACGAAGCCcataatatcaaaaactttAGATCTACACGTTGGCAAGCATTATTGAATTTTAATACTGAAAGAAGATTGTTACTCACTGGTACCCCATTGCAAAATAATTTGGCGGAACTTTGGTCTTTGTTGTACTTCTTAATGCCCCAAACAGCCCTCGAGAACGGAAAAGTGTCCGGATTCGCAGATTTGGATGCCTTCCAACAATGGTTTGGCAGACCAGTTGACAAAATTGTTGAAACAGGTGAAAATTACGaacaagatgaagaaacgAAGAAGACTGTCTCTAAATTGCATCAAGTTTTGCGTCCTTATTTACTTCGTAGATTGAAAGCAGACGTTGAAAAACAAATGCCCGGAAAGTACGAGCatattatttattgtcGATTATCCAAAAGACAAAGATTCTTGTATGATGACTTTATGTCCCGTGCACAAACGAAAGAAACTTTGGCAAGTGGTAACTTCATGTCTATCATCAATTGTTTGATGCAATTGAGAAAAGTCTGTAACCACCCCGATTTGTTTGAGGTTAGACCAGTTTTGACCTCTTTTTGCATCGAGAACTCAGTTACAAAAGCTTACTGCGATCTTAACAATTATATTAATCATATTTTGCATGAAAACGAGTTTGGGAAAGTTGTTGATTTATCTACATTGAACTTTCTCTTTACCCCTAATGATTTTTATTTGTCGACTAATCATTCAGAAAAGATAAATCAATTGAAATGTGTCGATTCAATAACTAAGGAGATAATGAACTTAAAAAAGCTGAATGAAAGTGGTATGACTATCAGTGATCTAGATTTCCAAGATCTCAATAAATACTACTCATATGCTAAACACAATAGGATTAACGAAATGATAGACCAATTGGAACAACTTAGATATTTGAATGAGCTACGCTGTGCAAAGAAGCCAATGTATGGCTCTAACGTTGTAAATCTACTTACTATGGGTCCTAAGAAGTTCATGGACTGTAATTTTACTCAGGATTGTATTAAGCCATTGGAGACCAGATTAATAAATGGTAAGGATACTATAGAAAAGTTCGCTGTGATAACTCCAGCCGTAGTTACTTTGGATATCAGAGAGAGAACTGTCGGagttgatgatgagaatCATTGTTTCAAAAAGCATCTTAAGAACCAACTGGTTTCCACAATGAGAAGCCTAGATAATCCATTTCATCAGTTGCAAACAAAGTTATCTGTCGCTTTTCCAGACAAGTCTCTACTTCAATATGATTGTGGTAAACTACAGAAGTTAGCACAATTACTACAAAACTTAAAGGACAATGGTCATAGAGCGCTAATTTTTACGCAAATGACTAAAGTTTTAGATATCTTGGAACAGTTTTTAAATTTCCATGGTTACCTTTACATGAGGTTGGATGGTGCTACTAAGATTGAAGATCGTCAAATTCTTACAGAGAGATTCAACAGCGATCCAAGAATTAcagttttcattttgtcaAGTAGATCCGGTGGTCTAGGTATCAATTTAACCGGTGCGGATACTGTTATTTTCTATGATTCTGACTGGAATCCAGCAATGGACAAGCAATGTCAAGACCGTTGTCATAGAATCGGACAAACAAGAGACGTTCATATTTATAGATTTGTGAGCGAGCACACAATTGAGAGTaatatcttgaagaaggccAATCAGAAAAGACATTTGGATAATGTGGTTATCCAGACCGGTGATTTCACCACTGATTATTTCACGAAGTTGTCTGTTAAAGATCTACTTGGTGCAGAAGCGCCGGTGGAATTGAATGACGATAAGCCTTTAATCCAAGATGAACAGAATCTAAGTAAGCTTCTTTTACAAGCtgaagacgaagatgatgctAAAGCCGCAAAATCGGCCTTGAGAGAGGTAAATGTGGATAACGAAGATTTCCAGGAAGGAAGTGTGGATCCTCAAGGTGAGCACACTGATGGAGAAGACGTACAATCTGACAACGAATATGGTGGAACTAACCATGTAGAAGAGTACATGGTACGTTTTATCGCCAACGGacactactactag